A part of Diprion similis isolate iyDipSimi1 chromosome 12, iyDipSimi1.1, whole genome shotgun sequence genomic DNA contains:
- the LOC124413023 gene encoding high affinity copper uptake protein 1-like, whose protein sequence is MQVSNSMSFHISVEEIILFDGWVVSDWQGVVGSMVGIILMAAIYEGLKNYREYLFVSASALYQGNGKCPTKQPSMFSGIHLFQTFLHMIQIVLGYFLMLIFMTYNVWLCIAVTVGGAIGYWLFAWRKASSDITDCCN, encoded by the exons ATGCAAGTAAGTAACTCT ATGTCATTTCATATCAGCGTCGAGGAGATCATCCTCTTCGATGGCTGGGTGGTGTCCGATTGGCAGGGTGTCGTGGGTTCCATGGTTGGAATTATCCTCATGGCCGCCATTTACGAGGGTCTTAAGAATTACCG CGAATACCTGTTTGTCAGCGCGTCTGCTCTTTACCAGGGGAATGGGAAGTGTCCAACCAAACA GCCATCGATGTTCTCTGGGATCCATCTCTTCCAAACGTTCCTGCATATGATACAAATCGTCTTGGGCTACTTCCTCATGCTGATTTTTATGACTTACAACGTGTGGCTGTGCATCGCTGTCACCGTAGGTGGTGCCATTGGCTACTGGCTGTTCGCATGGAGAAAGGCCAGCAGTGACATTACCGATTGCTGCAATTAG